One region of Mangifera indica cultivar Alphonso chromosome 3, CATAS_Mindica_2.1, whole genome shotgun sequence genomic DNA includes:
- the LOC123209925 gene encoding uncharacterized protein LOC123209925 isoform X1, whose protein sequence is MASPDVLQREDTLLHSSPLFDPKKAGESAKSRGLSLEKKIEFLESLTGKVSNRRSRRWLNDRLLMELVPRLDAEEIRGLFAPPPWGDEVPPSAFCMTNCQEWDKFRNIDMDKEANIITTLNSSSLKKKGHDNAEKIAVLNAWHRVDCRTREALRRNFLSELIGGYEDCIRAFIKESGDGDGDVLVLKVQDSFHRLLLHGVCEFYNLVSITVTESKDSEALKMTKIRKKKRVSPYLPNITLSHFLKMSKEGIW, encoded by the exons ATGGCGTCGCCGGATGTTCTCCAGAGAGAAGATACCCTCCTTCATTCATCTCCTCTTTTTGATCCCAAGAAAG CGGGAGAAAGTGCAAAGTCGCGCGGACTGTCTCTTGAGAAGAAGATTGAATTTTTAGAGAGCTTAACTGGAAAA GTCAGCAATCGGAGATCTCGAAGATGGTTAAATGATCGTTTGTTGATGGAACTTGTTCCTCGCTTAGATGCAGAGGAAATTAGAGGATTGTTTGCTCCCCCTCCCTGGG GTGATGAAGTGCCGCCATCAGCTTTTTGTATGACCAATTGTCAAGAGTGGGACAAATTCAGGAATATAGACATGGATAAAGAG GCTAATATTATTACCACTCTAAATAGCTCATCTCTAAAGAAGAAAGGTCATGACAATGCTGAGAAGATAGCTGTTTTAAATGCATGGCATAGAGTTGATTGTCGAACAAGAGAGGCGCTTCGCCGTAACTTTCTTTCAGAACTGATTGGGGGCTATGag GATTGCATACGGGCCTTCATCAAGGAGAGtggagatggagatggagatgTGCTCGTGCTAAAGGTTCAAGATTCTTTTCATAGGTTGTTGCTGCATGGTGTCTGCGAG TTCTACAACTTGGTCTCAATAACAGTTACAGAATCAAAGGATTCAGAAGCTTTGAAGATGACAAagataaggaagaagaaaagggttTCGCCCTATCTCCCGAACATTACCCTGTCCCATTTTCTGAAAATGTCCAAGGAAGGAATCTGGTAA
- the LOC123209922 gene encoding uncharacterized isomerase BH0283-like translates to MAKKFVQYSVVDAFTDSPFKGNPAAVCLLDEDRNDDWLQSVALEFNSSTTCYLTCLTHSESDSDHSPPRFRLRWFTPVAEVKLCGHATLAAAHTLFSRGLVKSNVIEFETLSGILTAKKVPDLKATSVCNSQNGEALECYFIELNFPTVPTADFNSTEVDSIYKALNVCTIIDMKITTTSEDIFVVLPSAKSVVELQPQFDDVQKCPGRGIIVSGQAPSDSGFDFYSRFFCPKFGVNEDPVCGSAHCALAPYWSGKLGKNDFVAYAASPRGGVLNIHVDEKSQRVLLRGKAVTVMEGSLLV, encoded by the exons ATGGCCAAGAAATTCGTTCAATACTCAGTG GTGGATGCGTTCACGGATTCACCCTTCAAGGGCAACCCAGCTGCGGTTTGTTTGTTAGATGAAGACCGAAACGACGACTGGTTACAATCTGTAGCTCTCGAGTTCAACAGCTCTACAACCTGTTACTTGACTTGCCTCACTCACTCCGAGTCCGACTCTGATCACTCACCTCCCAGATTTCGACTCAGATGGTTCACTCCCGTCGCCGAG gtCAAACTTTGTGGACATGCAACTTTGGCAGCTGCCCACACTCTCTTTTCGAGAGGTTTGGTGAAATCTAACGTGATTGAATTTGAAACCCTTTCTGGAATTCTCACTGCCAAAAAGGTTCCGGATTTGAAGGCAACCAGTGTCTGTAATTCACAGAATGGTGAAGCACTAGAGTGCTATTTTATTGAGTTGAATTTTCCTACTGTTCCAACTGCTGACTTCAACTCTACTGAGGTTGATTCAATTTATAAGGCCTTGAATGTTTGTACAATTATTGATATGAAAATAACAACTACCTCAGAAGACATCTTT gtGGTTCTTCCATCAGCAAAATCTGTAGTGGAATTACAGCCTCAGTTTGATGACGTACAGAAGTGTCCTGGAAGAGGAATAATTGTTTCAGGGCAAGCGCCATCAGATTCTGGATTTGATTTTTATAGCAGATTCTTCTGCCCAAAATTTGGCGTCAATGAG GACCCTGTTTGTGGAAGTGCACATTGTGCCTTGGCACCTTATTGGAGTGGAAAGCTGGGGAAGAATGACTTTGTGGCATATGCA GCATCACCTAGAGGTGGAGTCTTGAACATACATGTAGACGAGAAGAGTCAGAGAGTTCTGCTACGAGGGAAAGCTGTTACTGTGATGGAGGGCTCTCTGTTAGTTTAG
- the LOC123209923 gene encoding uncharacterized isomerase BH0283-like, which produces MAKKFVQYSVVDAFTDSPFNGNPAAVCLLDEERSDDWLQSVALEFNISETCYLTRLTHSDSDSDHSPPRFRLRWFTPVAEVELCGHATLAAAHTLFSRGLVKSNVIEFETLSGILTAKKVPDLKATGVSNSQNGEALECYFIELNFPTVPTADFNSTEVDSIYKALSVSTIIDMKITTTSEEIFVVLPSAKSVVELEPQFDDIQKCPGTGIIVSGQAPSESGFDFYSRFFYPKVGINEDPVSGSAHCALAPYWSRKLGKNDLVAYAASPRSGIMNIHVDEKSQRVLLRGKAVTVMEGSLLA; this is translated from the exons ATGGCCAAGAAATTCGTTCAATATTCAGTT GTGGATGCGTTCACGGATTCACCTTTCAACGGCAACCCAGCTGCGGTTTGTTTGTTGGACGAAGAACGAAGCGACGACTGGTTACAATCTGTAGCTCTCGAGTTCAATATCTCTGAAACCTGTTACTTGACTCGCCTTACTCACTCCGACTCCGACTCTGATCACTCACCTCCCAGATTTCGACTCAGATGGTTCACTCCGGTCGCCGAG gtCGAACTTTGTGGTCATGCAACTTTGGCAGCTGCCCACACTCTCTTTTCGAGAGGTTTGGTCAAATCTAACGTGATTGAATTTGAAACTCTTTCTGGAATTCTCACTGCCAAAAAGGTTCCGGATTTGAAGGCAACCGGTGTCTCTAATTCACAGAATGGTGAAGCACTAGAGTGCTATTTTATTGAGTTGAATTTTCCTACTGTTCCAACTGCTGACTTCAACTCTACTGAGGTTGATTCAATTTATAAGGCCTTGAGTGTTTCTACAATTATTGATATGAAGATAACAACTACCTCAGAAGAAATCTTT gTGGTTCTTCCATCAGCGAAATCTGTAGTGGAATTAGAGCCTCAGTTCGATGACATACAGAAGTGTCCTGGAACAGGAATAATTGTTTCAGGGCAAGCGCCATCAGAATCCGGATTTGATTTTTACAGCAGATTCTTCTACCCAAAAGTTGGCATCAATGAG GATCCTGTTTCCGGAAGTGCACATTGTGCTTTGGCACCTTACTGGAGTCGAAAGCTGGGGAAGAATGACTTGGTGGCATATGCG GCATCGCCTAGAAGCGGCATCATGAACATACATGTAGACGAGAAGAGTCAGAGAGTTCTGCTACGAGGGAAAGCTGTCACCGTGATGGAGGGCTCTCTGTTAGCTTAG
- the LOC123209925 gene encoding R3H domain-containing protein 4-like isoform X3 yields MELVPRLDAEEIRGLFAPPPWGDEVPPSAFCMTNCQEWDKFRNIDMDKEANIITTLNSSSLKKKGHDNAEKIAVLNAWHRVDCRTREALRRNFLSELIGGYEDCIRAFIKESGDGDGDVLVLKVQDSFHRLLLHGVCEFYNLVSITVTESKDSEALKMTKIRKKKRVSPYLPNITLSHFLKMSKEGIW; encoded by the exons ATGGAACTTGTTCCTCGCTTAGATGCAGAGGAAATTAGAGGATTGTTTGCTCCCCCTCCCTGGG GTGATGAAGTGCCGCCATCAGCTTTTTGTATGACCAATTGTCAAGAGTGGGACAAATTCAGGAATATAGACATGGATAAAGAG GCTAATATTATTACCACTCTAAATAGCTCATCTCTAAAGAAGAAAGGTCATGACAATGCTGAGAAGATAGCTGTTTTAAATGCATGGCATAGAGTTGATTGTCGAACAAGAGAGGCGCTTCGCCGTAACTTTCTTTCAGAACTGATTGGGGGCTATGag GATTGCATACGGGCCTTCATCAAGGAGAGtggagatggagatggagatgTGCTCGTGCTAAAGGTTCAAGATTCTTTTCATAGGTTGTTGCTGCATGGTGTCTGCGAG TTCTACAACTTGGTCTCAATAACAGTTACAGAATCAAAGGATTCAGAAGCTTTGAAGATGACAAagataaggaagaagaaaagggttTCGCCCTATCTCCCGAACATTACCCTGTCCCATTTTCTGAAAATGTCCAAGGAAGGAATCTGGTAA
- the LOC123209925 gene encoding R3H domain-containing protein 4-like isoform X2 — protein MVSNRRSRRWLNDRLLMELVPRLDAEEIRGLFAPPPWGDEVPPSAFCMTNCQEWDKFRNIDMDKEANIITTLNSSSLKKKGHDNAEKIAVLNAWHRVDCRTREALRRNFLSELIGGYEDCIRAFIKESGDGDGDVLVLKVQDSFHRLLLHGVCEFYNLVSITVTESKDSEALKMTKIRKKKRVSPYLPNITLSHFLKMSKEGIW, from the exons ATG GTCAGCAATCGGAGATCTCGAAGATGGTTAAATGATCGTTTGTTGATGGAACTTGTTCCTCGCTTAGATGCAGAGGAAATTAGAGGATTGTTTGCTCCCCCTCCCTGGG GTGATGAAGTGCCGCCATCAGCTTTTTGTATGACCAATTGTCAAGAGTGGGACAAATTCAGGAATATAGACATGGATAAAGAG GCTAATATTATTACCACTCTAAATAGCTCATCTCTAAAGAAGAAAGGTCATGACAATGCTGAGAAGATAGCTGTTTTAAATGCATGGCATAGAGTTGATTGTCGAACAAGAGAGGCGCTTCGCCGTAACTTTCTTTCAGAACTGATTGGGGGCTATGag GATTGCATACGGGCCTTCATCAAGGAGAGtggagatggagatggagatgTGCTCGTGCTAAAGGTTCAAGATTCTTTTCATAGGTTGTTGCTGCATGGTGTCTGCGAG TTCTACAACTTGGTCTCAATAACAGTTACAGAATCAAAGGATTCAGAAGCTTTGAAGATGACAAagataaggaagaagaaaagggttTCGCCCTATCTCCCGAACATTACCCTGTCCCATTTTCTGAAAATGTCCAAGGAAGGAATCTGGTAA
- the LOC123209920 gene encoding probable aspartic proteinase GIP2: MTKGSSQVRRLYRSPVIVCVVRKSAMTPSSAVHFLLFSSLIFFSVSSSASQQSSRPKALLLPVFKDASTLQYFTTTHQRTPLQPIILVLDLGGPFLWLRCDQNYVSSTYQLVSCGSIRCWRSKGNDCKTCFSARWPGSNNSTVTHSATGGEVARDVVVVQSTNGFNPGRSVSVPNFVFSCMPTSVLEGLASGVVGMAGLGSGRIALPSQFSSTFTFGRKFAICLSSSNGVVFFGESPYVFLPNVDASRLLSFTPLVVNPVSMASDSTQGEPSAEYFIGVESINIDDKVVHLNKTLLSIDSQGAGGTKISTLYPNTVLEDSIYKAVTEAFISASATRNITRVASVEPFDLCFDSRKILGTRVGPNVPTINLVLERNVTWSIFGANSMVEVKQEVYCLGFVNGGNNPRTSIVIGGHQLENILVQFDLATSQLGFSSSLLSRQTTCASFNTTFGN, from the coding sequence ATGACTAAGGGTAGCTCTCAGGTCCGTCGTCTCTATAGATCTCCCGTTATTGTCTGTGTGGTACGCAAATCTGCAATGACACCTTCATCCGCCGTtcactttcttctcttttcatctCTAATTTTCTTCTCCGTTTCTTCTTCAGCTTCCCAACAATCTTCACGCCCGAAAGCTCTCCTCCTCCCAGTCTTCAAAGACGCTTCCACTCTTCAATATTTCACCACCACCCACCAAAGAACCCCACTTCAGCCCATTATCCTCGTGCTAGATCTCGGTGGCCCATTCTTATGGTTGCGCTGTGACCAAAATTACGTTTCTTCCACCTACCAACTAGTCAGCTGTGGCTCAATCCGATGCTGGCGGTCTAAAGGCAACGACTGCAAAACCTGCTTCTCCGCGCGTTGGCCGGGAAGCAACAACAGCACTGTGACCCACTCAGCCACCGGAGGTGAAGTTGCTCGAGATGTTGTGGTGGTGCAATCTACAAACGGATTCAATCCGGGAAGGAGTGTTTCGGTGCCCAACTTCGTGTTTTCCTGCATGCCAACTTCTGTTCTGGAGGGCCTGGCGAGCGGAGTTGTTGGGATGGCCGGCCTCGGAAGCGGAAGAATCGCACTTCCTTCACAATTCTCTTCAACTTTCACTTTCGGGAGAAAGTTCGCAATCTGTCTTTCTTCTTCAAACGGCGTCGTCTTCTTTGGAGAAAGTCCATACGTTTTCCTCCCCAATGTCGACGCTTCTCGGCTCCTCAGCTTCACTCCGCTCGTCGTCAACCCAGTCAGCATGGCCTCCGATTCCACCCAAGGCGAGCCTTCCGCCGAATATTTCATTGGCGTGGAATCGATCAACATCGACGACAAAGTAGTCCACTTGAACAAAACATTACTTTCTATAGATAGCCAAGGCGCTGGCGGAACAAAAATAAGCACGCTGTATCCCAACACCGTGTTGGAGGACTCAATCTACAAGGCCGTGACTGAGGCTTTTATCAGCGCGTCCGCCACCAGAAACATCACCAGGGTAGCGTCTGTGGAGCCATTTGATCTGTGCTTCGATTCGAGGAAAATTCTTGGCACGCGCGTGGGACCAAATGTGCCGACCATTAATCTGGTTCTAGAGAGGAATGTGACGTGGAGCATTTTTGGAGCGAATTCTATGGTGGAGGTGAAGCAGGAGGTGTATTGTCTTGGATTTGTCAATGGCGGAAATAATCCCCGAACTTCCATCGTCATCGGAGGGCATCAATTGGAGAATATTcttgttcaatttgatttggcAACATCGCAGTTGGGGTTCAGCTCTTCGCTTCTCAGTCGGCAAACTACTTGTGCCAGCTTCAACACCACCTTCGGTAACTGA